Proteins encoded in a region of the Paenibacillus sp. W2I17 genome:
- a CDS encoding serine hydrolase → MDFKPLASFIDRITSWRIPWAEVLVMHRNDTVFHYRNGYANLEEKTPIGDGAIFNLYSMTKIMTCVAGLQLVEKGAMLLSDPLSDYLPEYAEMTVKKTMANGEIRLEKATRAITVRDLFTMTAGFSYDVGCPSIQEAVKSTDGTLPTRDFARALAKEPLLFEPGTHWNYSMCHDVLGALVEVVSGKSFGTYLRDEITGPLGMNDTAFNLNDEQQKRLIPQYAYNDELEKAVRLDGNGFRVGTELESGGAGLLSTVSDYALFLNALTGRGTSPEGVRILSQASVELMRTDHLNEMTRADYSWDHMYGYGYGLGVRTHISKAGSGSLSPIGEFGWSGAAGCMAIIDPDSELTVMYAQHLLNSQEPYVQRRLRNVVYSCL, encoded by the coding sequence ATGGACTTTAAACCGCTTGCTTCATTTATCGACCGCATCACATCCTGGCGTATACCGTGGGCAGAGGTGCTGGTGATGCATCGAAATGATACCGTTTTCCATTATCGTAATGGATACGCCAATCTGGAAGAGAAAACACCTATCGGTGATGGAGCGATCTTCAATCTATATTCCATGACAAAAATTATGACTTGCGTGGCAGGGCTGCAACTGGTGGAGAAAGGGGCAATGCTGTTAAGCGATCCCTTGTCTGATTATCTGCCAGAGTATGCTGAGATGACCGTAAAGAAAACGATGGCGAACGGGGAGATTCGACTGGAAAAGGCGACAAGAGCCATTACAGTACGCGATTTGTTCACTATGACTGCCGGGTTCTCGTATGACGTTGGTTGTCCAAGCATTCAGGAAGCTGTTAAAAGCACCGACGGAACATTGCCAACACGCGACTTCGCGAGAGCGCTTGCAAAAGAACCGTTGCTGTTTGAACCAGGGACACACTGGAATTACAGCATGTGCCATGATGTGCTGGGAGCCTTGGTGGAAGTGGTAAGTGGCAAAAGCTTTGGTACGTATCTGCGGGACGAAATTACTGGACCACTTGGCATGAACGATACAGCGTTTAATCTGAACGATGAGCAGCAGAAGCGCCTGATTCCGCAGTATGCTTACAATGATGAGCTTGAGAAGGCTGTCCGTCTGGACGGCAATGGATTCCGTGTGGGTACGGAGCTGGAGAGCGGTGGTGCAGGTTTGTTGTCAACCGTTAGTGACTATGCACTTTTCTTGAACGCACTTACTGGGCGTGGTACGAGTCCCGAAGGCGTGCGCATTCTATCACAAGCTTCAGTGGAACTGATGCGAACGGACCACCTGAACGAGATGACTCGTGCTGATTATTCCTGGGATCATATGTATGGATACGGCTATGGACTGGGTGTTCGTACACATATCTCCAAAGCAGGAAGCGGCTCACTGAGTCCAATTGGCGAATTTGGATGGAGCGGAGCTGCTGGTTGTATGGCTATTATTGATCCGGATTCAGAACTTACGGTTATGTATGCCCAGCATCTGCTGAATAGTCAGGAGCCATACGTTCAACGACGCTTACGTAATGTGGTGTACTCCTGTCTGTAA
- a CDS encoding multidrug efflux SMR transporter, whose product MSWFFLILAGLFEVGGVIFLKLSDGFTKLKHTLMFTLFLGLSFIFLSLSLREIPISIGYGIWTGIGASGSVLLGMYVFKEPKNAKKLAIVSGIIVSIVGLKLVS is encoded by the coding sequence ATGAGTTGGTTTTTCTTGATCTTGGCTGGTTTATTTGAAGTTGGCGGTGTAATATTTCTGAAACTTTCAGATGGATTCACCAAATTGAAACATACATTGATGTTCACTCTATTTTTGGGGTTAAGTTTCATTTTTCTTTCCCTGTCTTTGAGAGAGATACCAATCAGCATTGGTTATGGAATCTGGACAGGTATTGGGGCATCGGGCAGTGTACTATTAGGGATGTATGTATTCAAAGAGCCCAAAAATGCAAAGAAATTGGCTATCGTTAGTGGGATTATCGTCAGTATTGTGGGATTGAAACTAGTCTCTTAA
- a CDS encoding multidrug efflux SMR transporter — MAWLFLILGGILEVGWALGLSFSDGFSKIEIVIPTVILMIGSFYFFAKSTKVLPVSTAYAVFTGLGSFGTAIVGMIFLGDSVSAIKIVLVMILISCIIGLKFVSNEPKQKAGV, encoded by the coding sequence ATGGCGTGGTTATTCCTTATTCTTGGAGGGATTTTAGAGGTAGGTTGGGCATTAGGTTTGTCATTCTCCGATGGTTTTTCGAAAATCGAGATCGTAATCCCCACGGTTATTTTAATGATTGGCAGCTTTTACTTCTTTGCAAAATCCACTAAAGTACTTCCTGTATCAACGGCTTATGCGGTGTTTACTGGACTTGGTTCATTTGGAACCGCAATTGTGGGAATGATTTTTTTAGGGGACTCCGTAAGTGCAATCAAAATCGTGCTGGTCATGATATTAATCAGTTGCATCATCGGTCTGAAATTTGTATCCAATGAACCTAAACAAAAGGCAGGTGTATAG
- a CDS encoding YitT family protein — MHQNRKQKSNKLKILSKVLLIIIGGFITAYGLEAILIPNNVSDGGVTGLSIVGSQLFGLPLGMLIGIINIPFVWLGYKQIGKSFALYSIIGIASLAISTSLMHHVPTIIEGDTLLVTVVGGIIIGFGMGLALRNGGALDGIDMLAVLLSRKVPFGTSDLILFLNMFVFIVVSTVFGLQGAILSGLAYFIASKVIHIVEEGLSGSKTFKIITNQPEIMVETIRDRLGRGATYTEAYGGYSNEQFKEITCVINRMEESKIKDIIHEIDPTAFVVVYDVAEVRGGNFKKKDIH, encoded by the coding sequence ATGCATCAAAACAGAAAACAAAAGTCAAACAAGTTAAAGATTCTCTCCAAAGTATTATTGATTATCATTGGGGGATTTATAACAGCATATGGTCTCGAAGCCATATTGATCCCGAATAATGTCTCAGATGGTGGTGTCACAGGTCTGAGTATCGTAGGATCACAACTGTTCGGATTACCACTGGGGATGCTCATCGGGATTATTAACATTCCATTTGTGTGGCTAGGGTACAAGCAAATCGGAAAAAGCTTTGCGTTATATTCGATCATCGGTATTGCTTCACTCGCAATCAGCACCAGTCTGATGCACCATGTACCAACCATCATTGAAGGTGATACCTTGCTTGTTACGGTTGTTGGCGGGATTATTATCGGTTTTGGTATGGGACTTGCATTACGTAATGGTGGCGCATTGGATGGCATAGATATGCTGGCTGTACTCCTTTCGCGAAAAGTACCTTTTGGAACCAGTGATCTCATCCTGTTCCTCAACATGTTTGTATTTATTGTCGTTTCTACCGTGTTTGGTCTGCAAGGCGCGATCTTGTCAGGACTTGCGTATTTTATTGCTTCTAAAGTAATACATATTGTTGAAGAGGGCTTGAGCGGCTCCAAAACGTTTAAAATTATTACGAATCAACCTGAGATTATGGTTGAAACCATTCGGGATCGCTTAGGCCGTGGAGCAACGTATACCGAGGCTTACGGTGGCTACTCTAATGAGCAATTCAAGGAAATTACTTGTGTCATTAACCGGATGGAAGAGAGTAAAATTAAAGATATCATTCACGAAATTGACCCAACTGCTTTTGTAGTCGTATACGATGTAGCTGAAGTGAGAGGCGGTAATTTCAAAAAGAAAGATATTCACTGA
- a CDS encoding MerR family transcriptional regulator yields MYTIGEVAELLHISPHTLRYYEKEQIVTPLRDASGDRRYNESHLKWLQFVIKLKETQMPIATIKKYASLFQEGEHTAADRLKLLEEHKESIQKQMHILNTADEMLEHKISSYRTLIGQ; encoded by the coding sequence ATGTATACCATTGGTGAAGTGGCAGAATTACTCCATATCAGTCCACATACGTTGCGTTATTATGAGAAGGAACAGATTGTAACTCCTCTCCGAGATGCGAGTGGAGACAGGCGGTACAACGAGTCACACCTGAAATGGCTGCAATTTGTGATCAAATTAAAAGAGACTCAGATGCCCATTGCTACCATTAAGAAGTATGCGTCTTTGTTTCAGGAAGGAGAGCATACGGCGGCGGATCGTTTGAAGCTACTGGAGGAGCATAAAGAGTCGATTCAAAAACAGATGCACATACTTAACACAGCAGATGAGATGCTTGAGCATAAAATTTCGTCGTATCGAACGCTCATCGGACAATGA
- a CDS encoding SDR family oxidoreductase — translation MKYTVITGASSGIGYEAALAFAARGKNMILAARRTDELDKLKAKVAEINPDLDVVIRTVDLSIAANVHEFYESLQAYSIETWINNAGFGNFASVGEQHLPKIEQMLHLNIEALTILSSLYVRDYANVDGTQIINISSGGGYTIVADAVTYCATKFYVSAFTEGLAQELKGKNAAMQAKVLAPAATETEFAKHSFNVDEFEYEGRVPKFHTAEQMAGFLLELYDSESVVGIVDGLTYDFELREPIFPYAARAASKPQN, via the coding sequence ATGAAATATACAGTGATTACAGGTGCCAGTTCAGGCATTGGATATGAAGCGGCTTTAGCTTTTGCAGCTCGTGGCAAAAATATGATCCTGGCTGCACGCAGAACCGATGAATTGGACAAATTAAAAGCAAAAGTAGCTGAAATCAATCCTGATTTGGATGTTGTCATTCGTACAGTGGATCTGTCTATTGCCGCTAATGTGCATGAATTCTATGAAAGTCTTCAGGCTTATTCCATTGAGACTTGGATTAACAATGCAGGATTCGGGAATTTCGCTTCCGTTGGTGAACAACACCTGCCCAAGATTGAGCAGATGCTTCATCTTAATATAGAAGCTCTTACGATTCTTTCTTCCCTGTATGTACGTGATTATGCAAATGTTGATGGCACACAGATCATTAATATCTCCTCTGGTGGTGGATATACGATTGTAGCCGATGCAGTAACCTACTGCGCAACCAAGTTCTATGTTAGTGCCTTTACGGAAGGACTTGCGCAAGAGTTAAAAGGCAAGAACGCAGCGATGCAGGCCAAGGTGCTCGCTCCGGCTGCAACCGAGACGGAATTTGCGAAACATTCCTTTAATGTAGATGAGTTTGAATATGAAGGCAGGGTTCCCAAGTTCCATACGGCGGAACAAATGGCTGGATTTTTGCTGGAGTTGTATGACAGTGAGAGTGTAGTGGGCATTGTGGATGGGTTGACGTATGACTTTGAACTAAGAGAACCGATCTTTCCATACGCTGCAAGAGCAGCCTCGAAACCACAAAATTAA